The following are encoded in a window of Streptomyces sp. SAT1 genomic DNA:
- a CDS encoding TerD family protein, translating to MGVSLSKGGNVSLSKEAPGLTAVLVGLGWDARTTTGTGFDLDASALLLNSTGKVGSDQNFVFFNNLKSPDGSVEHTGDNLTGEGEGDDEVIKVDLAGVPADVEKIVFPVSIYDAETRQQSFGQVRNAYIRVVNQAGGAEIARYDLSEDASTETAMVFGELYRHGAEWKFRAIGQGYASGLRGIAQDFGVNV from the coding sequence GTGGGAGTCAGCCTCAGCAAGGGCGGCAACGTATCGCTTTCGAAGGAGGCGCCGGGCCTGACCGCGGTCCTCGTCGGCCTGGGCTGGGACGCCCGGACGACGACCGGCACCGGCTTCGACCTCGATGCCAGCGCTCTGCTGCTGAACAGCACCGGCAAGGTCGGCAGCGACCAGAACTTCGTCTTCTTCAACAACCTCAAGAGCCCCGACGGCTCCGTGGAGCACACCGGTGACAACCTCACCGGCGAGGGCGAGGGCGACGACGAGGTGATCAAGGTCGACCTCGCGGGCGTCCCGGCCGACGTCGAGAAGATCGTCTTCCCGGTCTCCATCTACGACGCCGAGACCCGCCAGCAGTCCTTCGGCCAGGTCCGCAACGCCTACATCCGCGTGGTGAACCAGGCCGGCGGCGCGGAGATCGCCCGCTACGACCTGAGCGAGGACGCCTCCACGGAGACCGCCATGGTCTTCGGCGAGCTGTACCGGCACGGCGCGGAGTGGAAGTTCCGCGCCATCGGCCAGGGGTACGCCTCGGGCCTGCGCGGTATCGCCCAGGACTTCGGCGTCAACGTCTGA
- a CDS encoding transglycosylase domain-containing protein — protein sequence MPDRAQDRAPDPGADETRPPVRADETMQLNVGALRRRLPARLRPADRGAPGPDAGPPRADPGGEAPEPVESGEPPPQPHETMQLRVAQLRSASAKDDATGGRAERRSRRKPRRSRLLPPAVARAVAPLARRLAPLFAVIAPYARKLKPVYPRRGRTGWRRWLPSWRQWIGLAFSGIGVTTLFLVVAYAATDIPDNLNSYATQQDNVYFWSDGTPMARTGWVQRQAMPLKDIPEDVRWAVLAAENESFYSDPGISFKGITRALWRTVGQGDTEGGSTITQQYVKNVYLTQNQTVSRKFTEAMIALKLDNRMSKDKILEGYLNTSWFGRGTYGIQRASQAYYGKDVSQLNASEAAFLASLLKGAGLYDPTLGPQNHARAVKRWKWTLDRMVKIGKLSEKERAGYTTFPEPLQRNPLSDTGQQSDYLVELASQSVKNTAHLSDKDFDLGGYQIYTTFDRKRESALTDIVTKARAKAKKSDAGAAKTAHYGAASVDTDGRILAVYGGPDHRTQGFNESNAATVPAGSAFQPFVYAAGLEHGVVKQRDAPRRQISPDTVYDGDDAVPVSTPEGPYWDRSGRKVAAHNDDKKSYGKITLRKALAQSVNTPFMQLGMDTGLDKVKQTAVASGLLSSSLGPQVPALTQGNSRPSAIRMASGYATFAAAGVHTEPYSVLRITRNGATVPMDRPLSGQAVSTRTAQRVDDALADAFRTAHPDAAPAQARVTGKRGTTEDDTAAWYVGSARKVTTAVVVYRMDLAKSLEPLPLKGIDETMPGGVPYSIWEGAMAPLG from the coding sequence GTGCCGGACCGCGCGCAGGACCGTGCGCCGGATCCCGGGGCGGACGAGACCCGCCCGCCCGTACGGGCGGACGAGACCATGCAGTTGAACGTCGGCGCGCTGCGCAGAAGGCTGCCCGCACGGTTGCGGCCGGCGGACCGCGGGGCCCCCGGACCGGACGCCGGGCCCCCGCGGGCGGACCCGGGCGGCGAGGCACCGGAGCCGGTGGAGTCCGGCGAGCCGCCGCCGCAGCCCCACGAGACCATGCAACTGCGCGTCGCCCAGCTGCGGTCGGCGTCCGCGAAGGACGACGCCACCGGCGGCCGGGCCGAGCGCCGCAGCCGCCGCAAGCCGCGCCGCTCCCGTCTCCTGCCCCCGGCCGTCGCCAGGGCCGTCGCCCCCCTCGCCCGGCGCCTGGCCCCGCTGTTCGCGGTGATCGCGCCGTACGCCCGGAAGCTGAAGCCGGTCTACCCGCGCCGCGGCCGCACCGGCTGGCGCCGCTGGCTGCCCTCCTGGCGGCAGTGGATCGGCCTGGCCTTCTCCGGGATCGGCGTGACCACCCTGTTCCTGGTCGTCGCCTACGCCGCCACGGACATACCGGACAACCTCAACTCGTACGCCACCCAGCAGGACAACGTCTACTTCTGGTCCGACGGCACCCCCATGGCCCGCACCGGCTGGGTGCAGCGGCAGGCGATGCCGCTGAAGGACATCCCCGAGGACGTGCGCTGGGCGGTGCTGGCCGCCGAGAACGAGAGCTTCTACAGCGACCCGGGCATCTCCTTCAAGGGCATCACCCGCGCCCTGTGGCGCACGGTCGGCCAGGGCGACACCGAGGGCGGCTCGACCATCACCCAGCAGTACGTCAAGAACGTCTACCTGACCCAGAACCAGACCGTCAGCCGCAAGTTCACCGAGGCGATGATCGCCCTCAAGCTCGACAACAGGATGAGCAAGGACAAGATCCTGGAGGGCTATCTCAACACCAGCTGGTTCGGCCGCGGCACCTACGGCATCCAGCGCGCCTCCCAGGCGTACTACGGCAAGGACGTCAGCCAGCTCAACGCCAGCGAGGCCGCGTTCCTCGCCTCCCTGCTCAAGGGCGCCGGCCTCTACGACCCCACGCTCGGCCCGCAGAACCACGCCCGCGCCGTCAAACGCTGGAAGTGGACCCTGGACCGCATGGTGAAGATCGGCAAGCTGTCGGAGAAGGAGCGCGCCGGCTACACCACCTTCCCCGAGCCGCTCCAGCGCAACCCGCTCTCCGACACCGGCCAGCAGAGCGACTACCTGGTCGAACTGGCCTCGCAGAGCGTCAAGAACACCGCGCACCTGTCGGACAAGGACTTCGACCTGGGCGGCTACCAGATCTACACGACCTTCGACCGCAAGCGCGAGAGCGCGCTCACCGACATCGTCACCAAGGCCCGCGCGAAGGCGAAGAAGAGCGACGCGGGCGCCGCGAAGACCGCCCACTACGGCGCCGCCTCGGTGGACACCGACGGCCGGATCCTCGCCGTCTACGGCGGCCCCGACCACCGCACCCAGGGCTTCAACGAGTCCAACGCGGCGACCGTACCGGCCGGTTCGGCCTTCCAGCCGTTCGTCTACGCGGCCGGCCTCGAACACGGCGTCGTCAAACAGCGCGACGCCCCGCGCCGGCAGATCTCCCCGGACACCGTCTACGACGGGGACGACGCCGTGCCCGTCAGCACCCCCGAGGGCCCCTACTGGGACCGCAGCGGCCGCAAGGTCGCCGCCCACAACGACGACAAGAAGTCCTACGGCAAGATCACTCTGCGCAAGGCGCTCGCCCAGTCGGTGAACACGCCGTTCATGCAGCTCGGCATGGACACCGGCCTGGACAAGGTGAAACAGACCGCCGTCGCCTCCGGACTGCTCTCCTCCAGCCTGGGCCCGCAGGTGCCCGCGCTGACCCAGGGGAACTCCCGGCCGAGCGCCATCCGCATGGCCAGCGGCTACGCCACCTTCGCCGCCGCGGGCGTGCACACCGAGCCGTACTCGGTGCTGCGCATCACCCGCAACGGCGCCACCGTGCCCATGGACCGGCCGCTCAGCGGGCAGGCGGTCAGCACCCGGACCGCCCAGCGGGTGGACGACGCGCTCGCCGACGCCTTCCGCACCGCCCACCCGGACGCGGCTCCCGCCCAGGCGCGGGTCACCGGCAAGCGGGGCACCACCGAGGACGACACGGCCGCCTGGTACGTGGGCAGCGCGCGCAAGGTGACCACGGCCGTCGTCGTCTACCGCATGGACCTGGCCAAGAGCCTCGAACCGCTGCCGCTGAAGGGGATCGACGAGACGATGCCCGGCGGTGTGCCGTACTCCATCTGGGAGGGTGCCATGGCGCCACTCGGCTGA
- a CDS encoding TerD family protein, which yields MGFFDGLRGGRLAEFDSGSAASNAIELTKRHAQVSLTKQGAATGNLRINLNWRMRTSDFGGAARESLLRHPFKALKPPEVQGHSQSMVNVDLDLGCLYELADGTKGVVQPLGNLLGDVNGPPYIKLSGDDRFGSASGETIYVNLDHRDDIKRMLVFVYIYDQTPAFDRTHAVVTLYPSNGPRIEIGLDERHPEARSCAVVLIENVKGELVVRREVRFVYGFQSELDRLYGWGLQWGRGYKSKAGR from the coding sequence ATGGGTTTCTTCGACGGTCTGCGCGGCGGGCGCCTGGCCGAGTTCGACTCGGGCAGCGCCGCGTCCAACGCGATCGAGCTGACCAAGCGGCACGCCCAGGTGTCGCTGACCAAACAGGGCGCGGCCACCGGCAATCTGCGCATCAACCTGAACTGGCGGATGCGCACCTCGGACTTCGGCGGCGCCGCCCGGGAGAGCCTGCTGCGCCACCCGTTCAAGGCGCTCAAGCCGCCGGAGGTGCAGGGCCACAGCCAGTCCATGGTCAACGTCGACCTCGACCTGGGCTGCCTGTACGAGCTGGCGGACGGCACCAAGGGCGTCGTCCAGCCCCTCGGCAACCTCCTGGGCGATGTGAACGGCCCGCCGTACATCAAGCTCAGCGGCGACGACCGGTTCGGCTCCGCGTCCGGCGAGACGATCTACGTCAACCTCGACCACCGCGACGACATCAAGCGGATGCTGGTCTTCGTCTACATCTACGACCAGACACCGGCCTTCGACCGCACCCACGCCGTCGTCACGCTCTACCCGAGCAACGGCCCGCGCATCGAGATCGGCCTCGACGAACGCCACCCCGAGGCCCGCTCCTGCGCGGTCGTCCTCATCGAGAACGTGAAGGGCGAACTGGTGGTGCGCCGCGAGGTCAGGTTCGTCTACGGCTTCCAGTCGGAGCTGGACCGGCTCTACGGCTGGGGGCTCCAGTGGGGCCGGGGCTACAAGTCGAAGGCGGGCCGGTAG
- a CDS encoding phosphoribosyltransferase, with protein sequence MNKAVHDGIWSGSWVAERLGVDLVGGGELKDLLGLALRRNPKRAHLLVSYVLGKHVPQSPAVVHGHGLALGRRVRALLGGRDTAGAVVLGYAETATGLGHSVADGLGPVPYLHSTRRPVPGVPPAGGFEESHSHATSHLLLPEDPALLAGGGPLVLVDDEFSTGSTVLNTIRDLHARHPRERYVVVALVDMRSPADTARLDDFARGIGARVDLVAAASGTVRLPDGVLDKGRDLVARHETATPDAAAPPAGRARGRITRVGLDWPAGVPDGGRHGFTPAHRARLERALPGMAARLAAALPAGARRILVLGCEELMYTPLRLAHELERTTGAEVRSSTTTRSPVLAVDDPGYAIRSRLVFPAHDDPADGPGERYAYNVAGGGFDAVLAVVDSAADTPALHAPDGLLARLAEHTPQVLLAVVPAYVPAAHPAVPASRPEGPPMLPEPLRGPDFSSYAPEEVGWLLQDLSDVTLEAPTEEREEAIQRGGAHYAESLPVEYQPSAEYQELFHSALTASADRLARGVGAVTELVLAERSPRPVLVSLARAGTPVGVLMRRWAAFRHGLDLPHYAVSIVRGRGIDANALRWLAAHHDPSDVVFVDGWTGKGAITRELAEAIGRFEEQGGAPGFDPEIAVLADPGACVRTYGTRDDFLIPSACLNSTVSGLISRTVLRADLVGPDDFHGAKFYRELAGADLSNAFLDAVSARFPEAAETVEVAVKELLAGDRAPTWAGWAAVERISEEYGIHDVNLVKPGVGETTRVLLRRVPWKILARTGAGADLDHVRLLAGQRGVPVEEVDGLPYTCVGLIHPRYTRGATGADGKAVAR encoded by the coding sequence ATGAACAAGGCAGTGCACGACGGCATCTGGTCCGGCAGCTGGGTCGCCGAGCGGCTCGGCGTGGACCTCGTGGGCGGCGGCGAGCTCAAGGACCTGCTGGGCCTCGCGCTGCGCCGCAACCCCAAGCGGGCCCACCTGCTCGTCTCGTACGTCCTCGGCAAGCACGTACCGCAGTCGCCCGCGGTGGTCCACGGGCACGGCCTCGCCCTGGGCCGCCGGGTCCGCGCCCTGCTCGGCGGGCGCGACACCGCCGGGGCGGTCGTCCTCGGCTACGCGGAGACCGCCACCGGACTCGGCCACTCGGTCGCCGACGGCCTGGGCCCGGTGCCGTACCTGCACTCCACCCGCAGGCCCGTGCCCGGCGTCCCCCCGGCCGGCGGCTTCGAGGAGTCCCACTCCCACGCCACCTCGCACCTGCTGCTCCCCGAGGACCCGGCGCTGCTGGCCGGCGGCGGCCCGCTGGTGCTGGTGGACGACGAGTTCTCCACCGGCAGCACCGTCCTGAACACCATCCGCGACCTGCACGCCCGCCATCCGCGCGAGCGCTACGTCGTGGTCGCCCTGGTGGACATGCGCTCACCGGCCGACACCGCACGCCTGGACGACTTCGCCCGCGGCATCGGCGCCCGCGTCGACCTGGTCGCCGCCGCCTCCGGCACCGTCCGGCTCCCCGACGGCGTCCTGGACAAGGGCCGGGACCTGGTCGCCCGCCACGAGACGGCGACGCCCGATGCCGCCGCGCCGCCCGCCGGACGCGCCCGCGGCCGGATCACCCGCGTCGGACTCGACTGGCCCGCCGGAGTCCCCGACGGCGGACGGCACGGCTTCACCCCGGCCCACCGCGCCCGCCTGGAGCGCGCCCTGCCCGGCATGGCGGCCCGGCTCGCCGCCGCGCTGCCCGCCGGCGCCCGCCGGATCCTGGTCCTCGGCTGCGAGGAGCTGATGTACACGCCGCTGCGGCTCGCCCACGAGCTGGAGCGGACCACCGGCGCCGAGGTGCGCTCCTCCACCACCACCCGCTCGCCCGTCCTCGCCGTGGACGACCCCGGCTACGCCATCCGCAGCCGCCTGGTCTTCCCCGCGCACGACGACCCGGCCGACGGACCCGGCGAGCGCTACGCCTACAACGTGGCGGGCGGCGGCTTCGACGCCGTCCTCGCCGTCGTCGACTCGGCCGCCGACACGCCCGCGCTGCACGCCCCCGACGGCCTGCTCGCCCGCCTCGCCGAGCACACCCCGCAGGTGCTGCTCGCCGTCGTCCCCGCGTACGTCCCCGCCGCCCACCCGGCTGTTCCCGCCTCCCGCCCGGAAGGTCCCCCCATGCTGCCCGAGCCCCTGCGCGGCCCCGACTTCTCCTCGTACGCGCCCGAGGAGGTCGGCTGGCTGCTCCAGGACCTCTCGGACGTGACGCTGGAGGCGCCCACCGAGGAGCGCGAGGAGGCCATCCAGCGCGGCGGCGCCCACTACGCCGAGTCGCTGCCGGTGGAGTACCAGCCCAGCGCGGAGTACCAGGAGCTGTTCCACTCCGCGCTCACCGCCTCCGCCGACCGGCTCGCGCGCGGCGTCGGCGCGGTCACCGAACTGGTCCTCGCCGAGCGCTCCCCGCGCCCCGTCCTGGTCTCGCTGGCCCGCGCGGGCACCCCCGTCGGGGTGCTGATGCGCCGCTGGGCCGCCTTCCGGCACGGCCTCGACCTGCCGCACTACGCGGTGTCGATCGTGCGCGGGCGGGGCATCGACGCCAACGCGCTGCGCTGGCTGGCCGCCCACCACGACCCGTCCGACGTCGTCTTCGTGGACGGCTGGACCGGCAAGGGCGCCATCACCCGCGAACTCGCCGAGGCCATCGGCCGGTTCGAGGAGCAGGGCGGCGCCCCGGGCTTCGACCCGGAGATCGCGGTGCTCGCCGACCCGGGCGCGTGCGTGCGCACCTACGGCACCCGGGACGACTTCCTCATCCCCTCCGCCTGCCTCAACTCCACCGTCTCCGGGCTGATATCGCGCACCGTGCTGCGCGCCGACCTGGTCGGCCCGGACGACTTCCACGGCGCGAAGTTCTACCGTGAACTGGCCGGCGCCGACCTGTCGAACGCCTTCCTCGACGCCGTCTCGGCCCGCTTCCCCGAGGCCGCCGAGACCGTGGAGGTGGCCGTCAAGGAACTACTGGCCGGCGACCGCGCCCCGACCTGGGCGGGCTGGGCCGCCGTCGAGCGGATCAGCGAGGAGTACGGCATCCACGACGTGAACCTGGTCAAGCCGGGCGTCGGCGAGACCACCCGGGTGCTGCTGCGCCGGGTGCCGTGGAAGATCCTCGCCCGGACCGGAGCGGGCGCGGACCTGGACCACGTACGCCTGCTGGCCGGGCAGCGCGGGGTGCCGGTCGAGGAGGTGGACGGCCTGCCGTACACCTGCGTGGGACTGATCCACCCCCGCTACACGCGCGGGGCGACCGGCGCCGACGGCAAGGCGGTGGCCCGCTGA
- a CDS encoding TerD family protein yields MTRAMLKGSNVPVEAATVRAVVRWTPGQGVPDVDASALLLGPGGRVRSDEDFVFYNQPRHPSGTVWRLGKRRVAEGLTDTVQAELTGVEPEIGRILLVASADGVAFDRVRALSILLYDAAAGDGEPLASFDVKPETGQETALICGELYRRGEGWKFRALGEGYSNGLKGLATDFGISVDEAAEAADGSAADAAAATAPAAQPLPPEQPTYAYPPQPPQITAPQQPPRTTAAQPSYGYPQPGYGYPQQPAPVSAGAAPGGYGYPQPAGSAPDPDFRLPPQGPQFIGR; encoded by the coding sequence ATGACGCGCGCGATGCTGAAGGGGTCGAACGTCCCGGTGGAAGCGGCCACGGTACGGGCCGTGGTGCGCTGGACGCCGGGCCAGGGGGTGCCGGACGTCGACGCGTCGGCGCTGCTGCTCGGCCCCGGCGGGCGGGTCCGCTCCGACGAGGACTTCGTCTTCTACAACCAGCCCCGGCACCCCTCCGGGACGGTCTGGCGGCTGGGCAAGCGGCGGGTCGCGGAGGGCCTGACCGACACCGTCCAGGCCGAGCTGACCGGTGTGGAGCCGGAGATCGGCCGGATCCTGCTGGTCGCCTCGGCGGACGGCGTCGCCTTCGACCGCGTCCGGGCGCTGAGCATCCTGCTGTACGACGCGGCGGCCGGCGACGGCGAGCCGCTCGCGTCCTTCGACGTCAAGCCCGAGACCGGCCAGGAGACCGCGCTGATCTGCGGCGAGCTGTACCGCCGCGGCGAGGGCTGGAAGTTCCGCGCGCTGGGCGAGGGCTACTCGAACGGGCTGAAGGGGCTGGCCACCGACTTCGGGATCTCGGTGGACGAGGCGGCGGAGGCGGCCGACGGCAGCGCGGCGGACGCGGCCGCGGCCACGGCCCCGGCGGCCCAGCCACTGCCCCCGGAGCAGCCCACGTACGCCTATCCCCCGCAGCCGCCGCAGATTACGGCGCCGCAGCAGCCGCCGCGCACGACGGCGGCCCAGCCCTCCTACGGCTATCCGCAGCCCGGCTACGGCTATCCGCAGCAGCCCGCGCCGGTGTCCGCGGGCGCCGCGCCGGGCGGCTACGGCTATCCGCAGCCGGCCGGTTCCGCCCCGGACCCGGACTTCCGGCTGCCCCCGCAGGGACCGCAGTTCATCGGCCGCTGA
- a CDS encoding HpcH/HpaI aldolase/citrate lyase family protein — MRHFGHLAPEARQRLFHREPAEFTADSPARLLSTALGATLYSPATRPSLAEDITKQAARGVVSMVLCLEDSICDADVAEGEANLVRQFAALAALPAGTGLPLLFIRVRAAGQIPDLVRRLGPSVRLLSGFVLPKFTGERGLGFLEAVQAAEADCGRRLFAMPVLESPELLYRETRVETLEGIFRAVDKYRDRVLALRLGVTDFCSSYGLRRAPDMTAYDVQVVASVIADVVNMLGRADGTGFTVTGPVWEYFRAQERMFKPQLRQSPFLEVQAAGLRATLIEHAMDGLLREITLDQANGLLGKTCIHPSHVLPVHALSVVSHEEYSDAADILRPERGGGGVLRSAYTNKMNEVKPHRAWAERTLLRAEVFGVAREDIGFVELLAAGIPADR, encoded by the coding sequence ATGCGTCATTTCGGGCATCTCGCCCCTGAGGCACGGCAGCGGCTCTTCCACCGGGAGCCGGCCGAGTTCACCGCCGATTCCCCGGCCCGGCTGCTCTCCACCGCCCTGGGCGCCACCCTCTACAGCCCGGCCACCCGCCCGAGCCTGGCCGAGGACATCACCAAGCAGGCCGCCCGCGGGGTCGTCTCCATGGTGCTGTGCCTGGAGGACTCGATCTGCGACGCCGACGTGGCGGAGGGCGAGGCGAACCTCGTCCGGCAGTTCGCCGCGCTGGCCGCGCTCCCCGCGGGCACCGGGCTTCCGCTGCTGTTCATCCGGGTCCGCGCCGCCGGCCAGATACCCGACCTGGTGCGGCGCCTGGGCCCCTCGGTCCGGCTGCTGTCCGGATTCGTGCTGCCGAAGTTCACCGGCGAACGCGGCCTCGGCTTCCTGGAGGCCGTGCAGGCCGCCGAGGCCGACTGCGGCCGGCGGCTGTTCGCCATGCCCGTCCTGGAATCGCCCGAACTGCTCTACCGGGAGACCCGCGTGGAGACCCTGGAGGGCATCTTCCGCGCGGTCGACAAGTACCGCGACCGGGTGCTGGCGCTGCGCCTGGGCGTGACCGACTTCTGCTCCTCCTACGGACTGCGCCGGGCCCCCGACATGACGGCCTACGACGTCCAGGTCGTCGCCTCCGTCATCGCCGACGTGGTCAACATGCTGGGCCGGGCCGACGGCACCGGATTCACCGTGACCGGCCCGGTGTGGGAGTACTTCCGGGCACAGGAGCGCATGTTCAAGCCGCAGTTGCGCCAGAGCCCCTTCCTGGAGGTGCAGGCGGCGGGCCTGCGCGCGACACTGATCGAACACGCGATGGACGGGCTGCTGCGGGAGATCACCCTGGACCAGGCCAACGGGCTGCTCGGCAAGACCTGCATCCACCCCTCGCACGTCCTGCCCGTGCACGCGCTGTCCGTCGTCAGCCACGAGGAGTACAGCGACGCGGCCGACATCCTGCGTCCCGAGCGCGGCGGCGGGGGCGTGCTCAGGTCGGCGTACACGAACAAGATGAACGAGGTGAAGCCGCACCGCGCCTGGGCCGAGCGGACCCTGCTGCGCGCCGAGGTCTTCGGCGTCGCCCGGGAGGACATCGGCTTCGTGGAACTGCTCGCCGCGGGCATCCCGGCCGACCGCTGA
- a CDS encoding FmdB family zinc ribbon protein, with translation MPRYEYRCRSCGDTFELNRPMAQSADPATCPAGHGDTVKLLSTVAVGGSASAPRSQGAGGGGGGGCCGGGCCG, from the coding sequence ATGCCTCGTTACGAGTACCGCTGCCGCAGCTGCGGCGACACCTTCGAACTGAACCGTCCCATGGCGCAGTCGGCCGACCCGGCCACCTGCCCGGCCGGACACGGCGACACCGTCAAGCTGCTGTCCACGGTCGCGGTGGGCGGCTCGGCGAGCGCGCCCCGCTCCCAGGGCGCGGGCGGCGGGGGCGGGGGCGGCTGCTGCGGCGGTGGCTGCTGCGGCTGA
- a CDS encoding TerD family protein translates to MGVTLAKGGNVSLSKAAPNLTNVLVGLGWDARSTTGAPFDLDASALLCGAGNRVLGDEWFVFYNQLTSPDGSVEHTGDNLTGEGEGDDESILVDLARVPDRCEKIVFPVSIHMADERGQTFGQVSNAFIRVVNQADGQELARYDLSEDASTETAMIFGELYRYQGEWKFRAVGQGYASGLRGIALDFGVNVS, encoded by the coding sequence ATGGGCGTCACGCTCGCCAAGGGAGGCAACGTCTCCCTGTCCAAGGCCGCACCCAACCTGACCAACGTCCTGGTCGGGCTCGGCTGGGACGCGCGCTCCACCACCGGAGCCCCCTTCGACCTGGACGCCAGCGCCCTGCTGTGCGGCGCCGGGAACCGAGTGCTGGGCGACGAGTGGTTCGTCTTCTACAACCAGCTCACCAGCCCCGACGGCTCCGTGGAGCACACCGGCGACAACCTCACCGGCGAGGGCGAGGGCGACGACGAGTCGATCCTGGTCGACCTCGCCCGGGTCCCGGACCGCTGCGAGAAGATCGTCTTCCCGGTCTCGATCCACATGGCCGACGAGCGCGGCCAGACCTTCGGACAGGTGAGCAACGCCTTCATCCGCGTGGTCAACCAGGCCGACGGCCAGGAGCTCGCGCGCTACGACCTGAGCGAGGACGCCTCCACCGAGACGGCGATGATCTTCGGCGAGCTCTACCGCTACCAGGGCGAATGGAAGTTCCGGGCAGTGGGACAGGGGTACGCGTCCGGACTGCGCGGTATCGCTCTAGACTTCGGAGTCAACGTTTCGTAA
- a CDS encoding DUF475 domain-containing protein: MLLKTFGWSFAITVLGLIAAAFYGGWTAFGVVAILAVLEISLSFDNAVVNAGVLKKMNAFWQKIFLTVGVLIAVFGMRLVFPVVIVAVTAKMGPIEAVRLAFDDKDQYQQLVTDAHPAIAAFGGMFLLMIFLDFIFEDRDIQWLRWIERPLAKLGKVDMLSVCISLIVLLITSFTFATHAHQHGGAHADKAQTVLIAGIAGLITYMIVGGLSGFFEDRLEEDEEREHEEEEEAARSGKPRSAVKLAGQAAFFMFLYLEVLDASFSFDGVIGAFAITNDIVLMALGLGIGAMYVRSLTVYLVRQGTLDDYVYLEHGAHYAIGALAVILMVTIQYEINEVITGLVGVVLIAWSFWSSVRRNRALEAAEGKAAGPGEKTEVQSGV; the protein is encoded by the coding sequence GTGCTTCTGAAAACCTTCGGCTGGTCGTTCGCGATCACCGTGCTCGGCCTGATCGCGGCCGCGTTCTACGGGGGGTGGACCGCCTTCGGAGTCGTGGCGATCCTCGCCGTCCTGGAGATCTCGCTCTCCTTCGACAACGCGGTGGTCAACGCCGGAGTCCTGAAGAAGATGAATGCCTTCTGGCAGAAGATCTTCCTCACGGTGGGCGTGCTGATCGCGGTCTTCGGCATGCGGCTGGTGTTCCCCGTCGTCATCGTCGCCGTCACCGCCAAGATGGGCCCCATCGAGGCCGTCCGGCTGGCGTTCGACGACAAGGACCAGTACCAGCAGCTGGTCACCGACGCGCACCCGGCGATCGCCGCCTTCGGTGGTATGTTCCTGCTGATGATCTTCCTCGACTTCATCTTCGAGGACCGGGACATCCAGTGGCTGCGCTGGATCGAGCGGCCCCTGGCCAAGCTCGGCAAGGTCGACATGCTGTCGGTCTGCATCTCCCTGATCGTCCTGCTGATCACCTCCTTCACCTTCGCCACCCACGCCCACCAGCACGGCGGCGCGCACGCCGACAAGGCGCAGACCGTACTGATCGCCGGCATCGCCGGTCTGATCACGTACATGATCGTCGGCGGTCTCTCCGGGTTCTTCGAGGACCGCCTGGAGGAGGACGAGGAACGCGAGCACGAGGAGGAGGAAGAGGCCGCCCGCAGCGGCAAGCCGCGCTCGGCCGTGAAGCTGGCCGGCCAGGCCGCGTTCTTCATGTTCCTCTACCTGGAGGTCCTGGACGCGTCCTTCTCCTTCGACGGTGTCATCGGCGCCTTCGCCATCACCAACGACATCGTCCTGATGGCCCTCGGCCTCGGCATCGGCGCCATGTACGTCCGGTCCCTCACCGTCTACCTGGTCCGCCAGGGCACCCTCGACGACTACGTCTACCTGGAGCACGGCGCCCACTACGCGATCGGCGCGCTGGCCGTGATCCTCATGGTCACCATCCAGTACGAGATCAACGAGGTCATCACCGGCCTGGTCGGCGTGGTCCTGATCGCCTGGTCCTTCTGGTCCTCGGTCCGGCGCAACCGCGCGCTGGAGGCCGCGGAGGGAAAAGCGGCGGGCCCGGGGGAGAAGACTGAGGTGCAGTCCGGGGTGTGA